The genomic stretch aatGATGGTataatgaggatgaggatgaggataatGGTTGTTTCATTACTTGGATATACAtgtttatggtttacaaagttctttcatTGTGTTGTCATGTTTGAACATCACAAAAACCCCAGGAGTTAATGCCTACTACTATtgacattttacaaagaaaactagaataggggcagctaggtggtgcagtggataaagcaccggccctggattcaggaggacctgagttcaattccggcctcagacacttgacacttactagctgtgtgaccctgggcaagtcacttaacccccatttccccaccaaaaggaaaaaaaaaacaaaacaaaaccaaaacaaataaaagaaaactagaatGTGAGAGGTGGTCACTTTtttttccaccccacccccaggattACTTAGCTAACTCTGcgtcaaaggtggaatttgaacacaggtctttatTACTTTGATTCTGGTGTTCTGGTGGATGGAATGTTGAGAATTTACCATGAATATAAAGTTGATCATTTTGCGTcttatttctcttggtttttgtttgtgaAAGGGAGATATAGttgaagaataaaagaatgaataaatgtatcTAATATGATATTAATacccaaatcaaagaaaaataaaagagaagcgTTCAGCTGCCTTCGTTGAGTTCAGATCTTCTGGCTCAGGAAAGTCTGATAGCTACTTACCTTATAGTAATTCATTTTGGAAATTTAGTTTGGaaactaggaagaaaaaaaaaactatgagattttttttgttgATACTTTTCAAATAAGTTTTGTAAAATCATATAGAATGTTTAAATTAAAACagatcatcaacaaacatttattaagtacttatgatGTGTTAGCCCCTGTGACAATAAATGGAACTTATGTCCTTGAAGAGCTCAAAGGTTATGGGGGAGACAGCTTGCAATCCACTATAGAGAATCAAGATATATTTAGAATAAATTGGTGATTATTGCAGTAGAAAGACAAGATCattgaaagaagcaggaaaacccTCTTGCCGAATGTGGTGCTTTAACTGAGACATGAAAGGAACTAGGCAAACAATGAGGCAGGGACACAGAAGTCAAGCATTCCAGTAATGGAGGACATCCTCTGAAAATTCATAAAGTTGAGAAATGGACTATGTCCAGGCAACTAGAAGGAGGTCATTGTCAATGGTATTGTTATGTAAGAGAACAGCAAAGTACAAATGGACTAGATTATGAAGATCTATAAGCACCAAGAGAAGGATTTTACATTTGGACCTGGATTTAGTGGGAAGCCACTTCAGTTTTTTTGATTAGGGGGTGAAATTTTAAGATCTGTGTTATTTTTAAGATATTCTGAAAATCCTCCAGGGCTCTGTTCCAGGTCCTTTTCTTCTTACATGGgagttacattcatatatatatatggagagttCAGTTCAAGCATCTCACAAATAATAGTCACTGAATTTTGAGTGAGAATTGACCTTAAaacatagaataaagaataattgCCTTTGCAATAGATCTTAGGAATAtaatgttattattcagtcatttttcaggcatgtccaactcttcatgaacacatttgggatattcttttttttttttttcggtgaggcaattggggttaagtgatttgcccagggtcacacagctactaagtgttaagtgtctgaggctagatttgaactcaggtcctcctgactccagggccagtgctctatccactgagccacctagctgcccccatgggatATTCTTGACAAAGTTATTGgtgtgttttgtcatttccttctccagtggattaaagtaaATGGAGGCTacataacttgcccagtgtcaaacagctagtgtctgaggccagatttgaacttggatcatTCTCACTCCAGCATTCTATGCTAATAATAATGCtgctgatgataatgataatcaaggttaaatttgaagaaaaaagaattggagtGACCTGTGAGTAATGATTATATAGATCAAGGTGTCATTGCAGACGGTGAGCTTAGAATATAGAAAGCCAAGACTAAATGCAACAGTCTGAACTACttagtccaatctccttattttacagaggggaatGCTAAGTCTCAGATGCAGGAAGCTGTTCATCTGTTCTGAAATGGCAGGAAGAAATGTCACAGATGTGAATGAATTCATTCTCCTGGGATTTTCTGATATTCCCAAATTCCAAGGCCtcctttttgggattttcttagttATCTACCTGAGTATCATCATAGGAAATGCACTTATCATTATAATCACAAAAGTTGATCCTGCTCTGCAAACTCCAATGTATTATTTCCTTGGAAACTTTTCTTTCTTGGAAATTTGTTACACATCAGTCACTCTCCCCAGAATGCTAATAAACCTTTGGACCCAGAAGAGAAATATTTCTTTGATGGCCTGTGCTGCACAAATCTGCCTAATTCTAGGTCTGGGAGGTAGTGAATGCTTCCTCCTTGCCGCGATGGCCTATGACCGCTATGTGGCTATTTGTAAGCCTCTCTACTATTTGGTTATCATGAACCACAAGATTTGTCTTCAGCTGGTTATCGGGTCCTGGATCATTGGGACACCAGTTGTGTTAGGACAAACATACCAGATTTTTTCTCTACCCTTCTGTGGCCCTACCAAACTCAATCACATTTTCTGTGACATCTACCCAATATTACAGGTGGTCTGTGGTGACACCTCTATCAGTGAGATCTTTGTCTATGCAGATGTTGTACTATTTGGCATTATTCCCTTTCTGTTGATATGTGCATcctatttcaatatcattgttACAATCTTGAAGCTGCCATCAGCAATAGGGAAAGCTAAAGCTTTCTCTACTTGCTCTTCTCATCTCATGGTGGTAGGCCTATTCTTTGGCTCTGGCATCATTGTGTATTTGCAACCCAAATCTAGCCACTCAGCAGGAAGGGACAAAATTCTTTCTCTATTCTATACCACTTTGACCCCATTGTGTAACCCAATGATATATAGCCTGAGGAACAAGGACTTCATTGtgacaataaaaaaattattatctaaATGTGTAATAACaggaaataaatagataaacttAGAGATAGCTGGGTTCACATTCATTTATCTTATGgatcctatgaaaataaacttCTAATAAAATCCCCAACACAACTTTGCAAACTTCATCATTCCCACATATTGATATTTAATCTTTGTGatacttctttctattcctaaCATGATGTCAGTTTTAGCTTTGTGGTACCTGAAGACAAATGATATTATCTTTAATGTACCAGGGTTAAGGAACTATCTTGCCTCTCAGAGTAAAGGGAGAAAGTGagacaaatatttgaaaaattcagAATGAAAAATGTCAGTACCTACACCACACATAGCATTGAGGCCACTGGGTATTTCAGCTACTTAAAGATTCCAGTCAAGTCCATAAAAGGTTCTCTTATAATACTGAACCACATTCATAAGCACATATtgacatttttacattttatattttacatatctaTGTGTTTTGCCTTATCTAGATTGAAAGATACAAAATTTCAAATTTGCAAGGGACATCAGCAGTCATCTGATTCAGCACACAGTGTAGAGCAATCCTCAATATAACATATAACCTAACTAGTGATCTTCCAAACTTTTGCTTATTGACCTTTGAGAAGGGGGAACCTATCAGTCTTTAGAGAACgcttttcaattttaatttcaatattttaattgGTATCAAGTTATTTTTCTCCTGGCATTTAcaccaaaatgtattttttcaccTTCTACCCATTCATCCTACTTCTATTCACCATGATCTCAAGAATAAAACGAATCCTTCTTTGAAATGTAaatctttcaaatattaaaaaaatcccACAGTGGACATATTTCTCTGAGACTTTTCTTCCCCAAAGTAAATATGCTAAATTCCTTTAACTGACCTCATATAGCTTATACTTAAGACCATCCCCACCTTGGTTGTCCTCCTCTTGATATTCACCAACTTTTCATAAATTATCAATTCTAGAACATAATACATAACTCCAGATGAATTTCTAGCCTTTTTACCTTAATGAAGTTCACAATGGCTTAAACATTGTTGATTGCCACTTGGTATTACTGGTATATTTAAATTGATGTGATATAATGTCCTTagatatattttttccaaaacaAACTGATGtctaattatttcttctttatctgtTACTTGAAATTTATTTTGTCTGCATTCAAATATAATACTTTATAATATTTCCAACTGAATTTCATTGTTGTGATGTCTTTGCAACCTGTTTTTCATGTGTGACAAGATCCTTTGGGATccttttattgttatcttttgtgACAGATTTCCCTGCCATCTttatatcatttgcaaaatgttgagaaaaatgttaaacagGAGAAGGCCAAAAACAGGTCTCTGATGTATACCATTTGATATCTCCTATCATGTTGGTATTCAATCAACACCAACTGTTATTCGAGTCTGATCCTTCATACagttctaaataaaaaaaaaatgtgataatatatttcatatttctccaTATTCAAAGCAAGAATACTAtactttttcagtaaaatattttataaaatatagctAGATAACATCTTCAGCactcttttcatttacttttttagtAAACCTGttcaaaaaggaaatgggaatacaCTGGCAAAACTTgattttaatgaagaaatatcaactCTTTGTAAGCATCTAAATGTTCACCAAAATGGTTCCGTGAACCAGAGAGAGACAACTCATGTCTTATATACATACTGTAACAAAACCCTGATATTTTCACAAGACTGAATAATAGGTAAAAAGTCATATAATAGGGAATAGAGTAAAGATGGAATCAAACCAGCATTTTTGCTAAACTCTTCCAATATTCCTTTtctacaatttaaaaagaaaaataaaacagcacAAACTTGTCAAACTGAATTCTGAGTGGGaataacaaagaaaagtaaattccTTTTTTGCCCAGACTGTGCAAAGTAGGAAAGCAAAAAGGAGGTCTGTATATGCCAGGAGGTGTCCAGGAGACAAATGGAAATGGCACTAGCAGTGGGCTATGCTAGCTGGACACTAGGAGCAGTTTGTTGTCAAGGGATAATTAAGGGGCTAAACACCTAGTCAGAAAAAGATCCAAGGTAACCCCTGTAATAACACTGGAGTCAGAACTGGATACAATCTGGAGGTTTGCTACTCATTACCCAAGTCTGGGTCACCATTTCAGGTTGGCAAAGAATACTTTTGATTGCAAGGGGGTAGGGTACTACCAAGTTAAGGACCATAgactgtctgtctttctatcttgcTCTCATTATCTTGCTTCTggctatttttcctttctttctggttGTTAAGTGTTTGTTTTCCAATATTTTAAAGGCCTGCTCAGTCCTGGCACCTACAAAGTTTTGGTGTTCCTTCATTCATCTGATCTAACACACAATCTTCTGGTCTGACACAGATAAATAACaatggagaaacagaaagatagatagatagatagatagatagatagatagatagatagatagatagatagatagatttcaaCTCTATATCACTGTATATAGATAGAATTACATCCTTAGATAGATAGGCAGAAAGATAGATACATAGCCAGCCAGCCagataactagaaaaaaaatcaaaggaaaaaaggaaggaagggaaggagggagggaaggtaaaAGTAGAGGGAAGGAGGTTGAATGATGGGGTAGAGAggcaagaagggaagaaaggaaggggggaaggaagggaagaaggaaagaagaaaaagaaaggaagggaggaagagaaaaagaaagaaagaaagaaagaaagaaagaaagaaagaaagaaagaaagaaagaaagaaagaaagaaagaaagaaaagaaagttatttctCTTAGGCAGGATCTGAATTCCCATCTagctgactctaaatccagtgccacATTCAATATTGCACCTAGCCTTCTGACATAGTTGTTCTGTACAACTTAATTGTATTCAACATCCTTTAGGGAGGAAAATGGCAACAGAAATCTATCGTCTGATTTAAGACAAAGATGCAATGACTGAAACCTTCAATATAAAGACACTATTTTTGAGAGTCTAAATGCTCTTACTCTACATCTTCCATGTATTTTTTCTTAAGAGATAACATTACACAATTTATAAGATCATGAGGATTTGAGCTACAGAGGACAATAAAGGGTACTTATTATGCAGTGCCTTTCTTTCTGTCAACATCTTGTCCCCAAGAATTATATATTAAGgccaagaaaaaggaaggaaattacccAAGTTCCTATAAATACTCAGGAAAACTGGActttgcaataataattttatgagCCTGATTTAATTTGCTGTTTCCCCCACTGCATCACACTATACCACTACATTAACAATGCACTGTGATTCCCACAGTCTATGAGGACAAGTAAGCTAAGTGCTTTATTCAAATTTATCCTACAAATAAGAGGTTGGTCAAAAGTAATGCAAGTTCTCTCAAAAATAAACTTAGCCATTCATTTGTAGTAAAATACTTGATAATAATAAACAAAGATGCAATACTTTGTTCTGCAGAGTGTACTTTGCTCTTTGAAACCCCATGAAGACCAAAGTATAGGCCTTTGAGGCAGTAAGTTATAAGAAGTATAATGAATTGCCCAAAGTTCCAATAAAGCAGAGTTTCAGAGCTGAACAAGAAATCACGATCCCTTGACAAAATGCATGACTCTATCTAATGAACTTCACTGCCTTATGGCTGCATGATTAGAGGATTATTCACATGTGAAAAGTAACCTATGTGATGTACTGCCCCATAGAGCAAGGCTAGAGAGAGAAACATGCTATTTAAAGATATCTCAATGCTTTGAACTCAAAGATCATTTAGGGTGAACAAGTGGGTACTGTGcatatttacaaagtgctacTGGGAAGCTGTAGGAGAAGCAGAATGGTGCAGTTAGAAGCATGGGTATTTAATTCCAATCCTTACACTTCCTTATAGGGTCAGCTTGAACAAGCCACTTTTCTGaacttcatttatatatatatatacacacacacacacacacacacacacatatgtatatatacacatatatatgtatatatattatatttatataataagaaTTTCCATTGCACTTAATGGAACTGCATTATAAAaacatatgtaattatatatatagacatactaCTTTGCAAACTTGTAAAGGAGTATCATCATGAAATTTATCATATGaatatggtatttttaaaaaacacaaatcaaAGGAAGCTGAACGGCACTTTTGGATTTGTCTCTAAGAAAAGTAAGCAAGTGCTATTTCGTTGTTTCACCTTTAGCTTCTGTCTTTTTGAGCATGTCCTGTTGGATCACAAAGAAAACATCCATGTAGAGAATTTGACCTCTGTTCAAATGTTCAGAAGCCATCACATCTTGTACAATTGTGAAAAGTTATGCAAGCATTTCTAGATTGCTGCCTCTATATGGGAAGGACCAAatcattttcataagtcttttctTCATGACAAaagtaatttaaataaattaagttCAGGTATCTACCAGTGCTTAAATTAgtaatttaattcatttatttatttactatttttagaAATTGTGCACATTGCTATTTTATGTCTGTGAAGTTTGCTTTATAAAGGTTTATATGAGCATCCCTCTATTCGACTACCTTACTGTCAATATTTCTTCAAATAAGATTTTATTATAAGTGAATATAATCACAAATTGAACAGACCCTTCAAGGAAGGGCAGTATTCTAGTAGATAGAGAACATTGGGAAATACGTGAATCCTAGCaagttaaattatttgaaaatcataGTAATCTATGGAATAATAAccgctttttttgtttttaatttggctTCCTTTATGGTTTGCATTGCATATCCGTTCCACAGTTCAACCCAATTTTTTTGAATCAGGTTCAAAGAATTTTGagaataaaacaattttctaCAACATAAtttgaaatgtgaattaaaacagaatcaataataataataagattcaAATGTTTTGAGCAAAGAACTACTGAGAATGTCAAAACAGGGaaggtgtttttaaaaagagtaaatgtGTCACATGAATTATGGTGGCTTCTGGCCCATGATTATGAGAGAATGGTCTTGAACAAGTAAGGCTGAGATTGGATTTCTATAACATTACTGCTGTTATGATTTACAATATTTCCTCTAAGCATAGGGGACAGAACAGTTATACTGACCCAGATGCTGCTTTACTTTGGCAACAACATTGTGCACTTACGATATCAGGAGCATCTAAGTCAAGGTGCCAGAAGGAGATCATCTCCAACAAAGCTTCTCAGAGAAGATGCTTACTGCTAATTGGATAATGCAGATGAAATCCCTAAGAAAATTCAAGCCAGGGTAAGAAATTGTTAGAAGAAAGTCTTTGAGTGAGTCATTTCAATATTATAGAagcaaaattaatgaaaaatgactttttatcaattagagaaaatatttcatgttttaagtatTATTCAACCTGTATTTAAGTATTATTCAATATGCACTTTATGTATTAAGAATTTATCTTGTCATGGAAGTGAGAAATATGTTTATGGGGGAGGAAGTGTGAgagggtgggtgggtgagtgTGAGTGGGATCTTAGAGTCTTGGGTGGCATCTTTCCATGTGGAAAACCTGGAGAACCTGAATATCAAGAATTATGACATATTAAGAGAGTGAATTATAAAGACATTCTCTGAAGCATATGCAAACATTCAACTACCGCTTCTGGATAAGAGAATGGTATTTTATTGACTGAAGTCTATCAAAACAGCTTTTTAGCTTCAACTACTATTGCTTTGCTTTGTTCTCATCTGGGAGATCTCAGATTTCTTTACTCATTCCATTTTGCGAAGCCAGTTTATGGATTGACCTTGAGAATTTTAAAAGGTCAAAACAAAGAGACAAAGGATTTAGGAAGATGAAGCCCAAGAAGAGTGTTGCAATAAGTTCAGTAATTAATGATATGAGAATCAGGGAGCCACCTTTAGAGAGACACTTCAGGGATATTTGGCtaaagggtttattggaaaaagCTACCAGCTTTGAAATTGTGACTGAATGTCTATTTCTGAACTGCTTCTAAATCATATATCCTAGaaacaagcaaaaccaattaTTGCCAGTGGATAGCTAGGAACCCATGTATAAGAAGGGCAGAGATATTGGCTAGGTTGTGATGGAAGGGTCCAAAAGTTCACCTTTAAAGTTTGTTCCTTGCTCCTTGGGCATCAATTCTGCATTGGCGACAACAACCAAACTGGGTTCCATTTCCTGGATTTCTATTTCTTACTGTCCTTATCATTCAAAATTCCAAGGTCAAAGGTATTACTGCCTTTATCAGACCCATAGACAAAGGAAAAACAGATTTTCAAAAGGCAAATGAGACAAAGAAAcataaactaaaaacaaaaagcatttgtGAGTATTTTCTGTCAATGGAAGAGCCTTCTCTTGAAGAAGTGGATAGTCCACAAGAACCAGTTAAAAAATATCTCTTCATCTAATCCACAGTCTGTAACTCTAAGTCAGTTTACATATCATCATGACCCTGAGAAGATAATTTCTTCACTTATTCATGTAAAGTTATACACAAACACAGAATATATATGCCTGAGATATGCAGGCctacatataaacacattttcTTGCATATTATGTCTATCCATATATCTGTAATACACATTTTATTCTACAGAGGCAAGGAGtgtgagagaggtagagaaagactGAAATacagagacaaggagacagagaaagataaagacaggcagagaaagagggagagacagataaatagaaaaggagacatacagagataaaaaagacagaaacagagtcataagggaaaagaaagattctagaaaggagaaaagaaaaattatgtcaGAGTTTGAGGGAATCTGAAAAAAGAATAATGtcagatataaaatgaatatttctttctttctttctttttttttttttcgtgaggcaattggggttaagtgacttgcccagggtcacacag from Dromiciops gliroides isolate mDroGli1 chromosome 6, mDroGli1.pri, whole genome shotgun sequence encodes the following:
- the LOC122731887 gene encoding olfactory receptor 10AG1-like, which translates into the protein MAGRNVTDVNEFILLGFSDIPKFQGLLFGIFLVIYLSIIIGNALIIIITKVDPALQTPMYYFLGNFSFLEICYTSVTLPRMLINLWTQKRNISLMACAAQICLILGLGGSECFLLAAMAYDRYVAICKPLYYLVIMNHKICLQLVIGSWIIGTPVVLGQTYQIFSLPFCGPTKLNHIFCDIYPILQVVCGDTSISEIFVYADVVLFGIIPFLLICASYFNIIVTILKLPSAIGKAKAFSTCSSHLMVVGLFFGSGIIVYLQPKSSHSAGRDKILSLFYTTLTPLCNPMIYSLRNKDFIVTIKKLLSKCVITGNK